The following are encoded together in the Xanthomonas sacchari genome:
- a CDS encoding PAS domain S-box protein, translating to MAKRRITRWPFYWAGSVLLLGMAATAIVAMQLHRANARHVHVRLAADARATFDEIEEVLYRYQYGLRGMRGVVLTAGDGLSQAQVQRYTRSRDLRKEFPGARGFGFIRRVAEAGQDAFVAAARAEGRPGFDIRQLAPHAGDRFVIEYIEPLADNAAAVGLDIASESARRTAAQAAADSGAPRLTAPITLVQAGAQRAQSFLMLLPVYRDGATPAAPAQRQRELLGWTYAPLLMSQVMQALHPDPHWSGLALRDLDAADAGTFYASAAQPTDAPAPVVALQREVMGRRWQLRVTAGPAFLAANTPWSLRTALSLGAVLSVLASALAFALCSDRVRRRQIARDQANLVAVVQSSADGIIGKTLEGVVTSWNRAAEQLFGFSEAEAIGRRLGELIVPPDLMHEEESVLRRIGRGEEVPYFETVRRHADGRLLDVLVSVSPIYNAEGRPIGASKTVRDISEQKAARAQILALNATLESQVAARTAELSRSTAMLEGVLSAASEVSIIATDRDGTITLFNTGAERLLGYRREEVVGTLTPGAFHLAEEVAARGAMLAAELGHPVQGFRVFVEKAERDGAEIREWTYVRRDGTTRQVSLVVTAIRTGQGELSGYLGIALDISERQAAERSLARSMALTQAILDTAVNPIITFDARGKVRSVNRAGERVFGYGADELVGEDVSRLMPEAASSLHAAMAADVPPTGAWPERVDSARELQALRKNGDAFAIEISLGSMWIDGECLLVGVIADITDRHRQRQALTRAHDQLAMAADTAELGIWTWTPGDDALECNERMYELYEWPAALRERGLRYADWRVKVHPDDLAMTEASLQSAVAHGTVYDPVFRVRRSDGGLRHIQAGAHTERDAQGRVTRVIGINRDISAQLQAEQELRQAKARADEASQAKSSFLANMSHEIRTPMNAVLGMLQLLQRTALDARQDDYVGKAQKAGKSLLSLLNDILDYSKIEAGKLQLDLHPFRIEELLRDLAVVLAGNHQRPEVEIVYQLDRGIPDRVIGDALRLQQVLINLAGNALKFTEHGHVRLRVELLQRQAQAVTLRMIVEDTGIGISAEQQQRIFHSFTQAEASISRRFGGSGLGLVISRRLIGMMGGELQVHSVLGEGSRFWFDLPLALDANAEAGTGCGCARPRHVLVVDDSALVREVLIDALGACGWRVDGVASGEEAVALALAAERKGARYDAVLMDWRLPGIDGVTAAAQLRAMCAVPPLVLMLTAYQSELLGQTQGHVSPPFADHLVKPVTPCQVIEALERAWNGGARIAAPATVPQRVARLPGLRVLVVEDNALNRQVAEELLCAEGAQVALAEDGLSGVQCVRESGQVFDVVVMDMQMPRVDGLEATRRIRADARFARLPILAMTANAAQDDVDACLAAGMDAHIGKPIDLEQMVEALLRLSGRAAAPAAPAPQPAPPAPAALDAILARFGNNAGLFVRMLDAFAEEHHTLLQRVDEALRQGDARASADAAHALKGSAATLGAANLAQAAAALEQDARGGQLPDAAATLAALHAVAAQDLDALRAAAAPLRTPTPTPPAATDAMSEAPLQPWLRALEPLLRQSDLAALTLLAQAPPAIAGAQAGDALRLREQVQALRFDDALVTLNTLLETASP from the coding sequence ATGGCGAAGCGGCGCATCACGCGCTGGCCGTTCTATTGGGCGGGCAGCGTCCTGTTGTTGGGAATGGCGGCGACGGCGATCGTCGCCATGCAACTGCATCGGGCCAATGCGCGCCACGTGCATGTGCGACTCGCCGCGGATGCGCGCGCCACCTTCGACGAGATCGAGGAAGTGCTGTACCGCTACCAGTACGGCTTGCGCGGGATGCGCGGCGTGGTGCTGACCGCCGGCGATGGGTTGAGCCAGGCGCAGGTACAACGCTATACGCGCAGTCGCGACTTGCGCAAGGAGTTTCCGGGCGCGCGCGGCTTCGGCTTCATCCGCCGCGTCGCCGAGGCCGGGCAGGACGCCTTCGTCGCCGCTGCGCGCGCGGAAGGACGGCCGGGCTTCGACATCCGCCAACTGGCGCCGCACGCTGGCGACCGCTTTGTCATCGAATACATTGAGCCGCTGGCGGACAATGCCGCCGCGGTCGGCCTGGACATCGCCTCGGAGTCCGCCCGCCGCACCGCCGCGCAGGCGGCCGCGGACAGCGGTGCGCCGCGGCTGACCGCGCCGATCACCCTGGTGCAGGCCGGCGCGCAGCGTGCGCAGTCGTTCCTGATGCTGCTGCCGGTGTACCGCGATGGCGCGACGCCCGCCGCGCCGGCGCAACGCCAGCGCGAGCTGCTTGGCTGGACCTATGCGCCGCTGCTGATGTCGCAGGTGATGCAGGCTCTGCATCCGGATCCGCACTGGTCGGGGCTGGCATTGCGCGACCTCGATGCCGCCGATGCGGGCACCTTCTATGCCAGTGCGGCGCAGCCGACCGACGCGCCGGCGCCCGTTGTGGCGTTGCAGCGAGAGGTCATGGGGCGGCGCTGGCAGTTGCGCGTGACCGCGGGGCCGGCATTCCTGGCGGCCAACACGCCGTGGTCGCTGCGCACGGCGCTGTCGCTGGGCGCCGTGCTGAGCGTGCTGGCGTCGGCGCTGGCGTTCGCGCTGTGTAGCGATCGCGTGCGTCGCCGGCAGATCGCCCGCGACCAGGCGAACCTGGTCGCGGTCGTGCAGAGCTCCGCCGACGGCATCATCGGCAAGACGCTTGAGGGCGTGGTCACCAGTTGGAACCGCGCCGCCGAGCAACTGTTCGGCTTCAGCGAGGCCGAGGCGATAGGGCGGCGGCTGGGCGAGCTGATCGTGCCGCCGGACCTGATGCACGAGGAAGAATCGGTGCTGCGGCGGATCGGACGTGGCGAGGAGGTGCCGTATTTCGAAACCGTGCGCCGGCATGCCGACGGACGCCTGCTGGACGTGCTGGTCAGCGTATCGCCGATCTACAACGCCGAAGGCCGGCCGATCGGCGCGTCCAAGACGGTGCGCGACATCTCCGAGCAAAAGGCCGCGCGGGCGCAGATCCTGGCCTTGAACGCGACCCTGGAAAGCCAGGTGGCGGCGCGGACCGCCGAGTTGAGCCGCAGCACCGCGATGCTCGAAGGCGTGCTGAGCGCCGCCTCGGAAGTGTCGATCATCGCCACCGACCGCGACGGCACCATCACCCTGTTCAACACCGGCGCCGAGCGCCTGCTTGGTTACCGCCGCGAGGAGGTGGTCGGCACGCTGACGCCCGGCGCGTTCCACCTGGCCGAGGAGGTGGCCGCCCGCGGCGCGATGCTGGCCGCCGAGCTGGGGCATCCGGTGCAAGGTTTCCGTGTGTTCGTGGAAAAGGCCGAGCGCGATGGTGCCGAGATCCGCGAGTGGACGTATGTGCGCCGCGACGGCACGACCCGCCAGGTGAGCCTGGTGGTGACGGCGATCCGCACCGGGCAGGGCGAACTCTCCGGTTACCTGGGCATCGCCCTGGACATCAGCGAACGGCAGGCGGCCGAGCGCTCGCTGGCGCGCAGCATGGCCCTGACCCAGGCGATCCTGGACACCGCGGTCAACCCCATCATCACCTTCGACGCGCGCGGCAAGGTGCGCTCGGTCAATCGCGCTGGCGAACGCGTGTTCGGCTATGGCGCCGACGAACTGGTCGGCGAGGACGTCAGCCGGCTGATGCCCGAGGCGGCGTCCAGCCTGCACGCGGCGATGGCGGCCGACGTGCCGCCGACGGGCGCGTGGCCGGAGCGCGTCGACAGCGCCCGCGAACTGCAGGCGCTGCGCAAGAACGGCGATGCGTTCGCGATCGAGATCAGCCTCGGTTCGATGTGGATCGACGGCGAATGCCTGCTGGTCGGCGTCATCGCCGACATCACCGACCGGCATCGCCAGCGCCAGGCGCTGACCCGCGCGCACGACCAACTGGCGATGGCGGCCGACACCGCCGAACTCGGCATCTGGACCTGGACCCCGGGCGACGACGCGCTGGAATGCAACGAGCGCATGTACGAGCTGTACGAGTGGCCTGCAGCGCTGCGCGAACGCGGCCTGCGCTATGCCGACTGGCGGGTGAAGGTGCATCCCGACGACCTCGCGATGACCGAGGCCAGCCTGCAATCGGCGGTGGCGCACGGGACGGTCTACGACCCGGTGTTCCGCGTGCGGCGCAGCGACGGCGGCCTGCGGCATATCCAGGCCGGCGCGCACACCGAACGCGATGCGCAGGGCCGGGTCACTCGGGTCATCGGCATCAACCGCGACATCAGCGCGCAACTGCAGGCCGAGCAGGAACTGCGCCAGGCCAAGGCGCGCGCCGACGAGGCCAGCCAGGCCAAGTCCTCATTCCTGGCCAACATGAGCCACGAGATCCGCACGCCGATGAACGCGGTGCTGGGCATGCTGCAGCTGCTGCAGCGCACCGCGCTGGACGCACGCCAGGACGATTACGTGGGCAAGGCGCAGAAGGCCGGCAAGTCGCTGCTGAGCCTGCTCAACGACATCCTCGACTACTCCAAGATCGAGGCCGGCAAGCTGCAGCTGGACCTGCATCCGTTCCGCATCGAGGAACTGCTGCGCGACCTGGCGGTGGTGCTGGCGGGCAATCACCAGCGGCCGGAAGTGGAGATCGTCTACCAGCTCGATCGCGGCATCCCCGACCGGGTGATCGGCGACGCGCTGCGCCTGCAGCAGGTGCTGATCAACCTGGCCGGCAACGCGCTCAAGTTCACCGAGCACGGGCATGTGCGCTTGCGCGTGGAACTGCTGCAACGGCAGGCGCAGGCGGTGACCCTGCGGATGATCGTGGAGGACACCGGCATCGGCATCAGCGCCGAGCAGCAGCAGCGCATCTTCCACAGCTTCACCCAGGCCGAGGCCTCGATCAGCCGCCGCTTCGGCGGTAGCGGCCTGGGCCTGGTGATCAGCCGGCGCCTGATCGGCATGATGGGCGGCGAGCTGCAGGTGCACAGCGTGCTCGGCGAGGGCAGCCGGTTCTGGTTCGACCTGCCGCTGGCGCTGGACGCGAACGCCGAGGCGGGTACTGGATGCGGCTGCGCGCGCCCGCGGCATGTGCTCGTCGTCGATGACAGCGCGCTGGTGCGCGAGGTGCTGATCGATGCGTTGGGCGCATGCGGCTGGCGGGTGGACGGCGTCGCCAGCGGCGAGGAGGCCGTGGCGCTTGCGCTCGCGGCGGAGCGCAAGGGCGCACGCTACGACGCCGTGTTGATGGACTGGCGCCTGCCCGGCATCGACGGCGTCACCGCGGCGGCGCAACTGCGCGCGATGTGCGCCGTGCCGCCGCTAGTGCTGATGCTGACCGCCTACCAGAGCGAACTGCTGGGCCAGACGCAGGGCCACGTGTCGCCGCCGTTCGCCGATCACCTGGTCAAGCCGGTGACGCCGTGCCAGGTGATCGAAGCGCTGGAGCGGGCCTGGAACGGCGGCGCCAGGATCGCCGCGCCAGCGACGGTGCCGCAGCGTGTGGCGCGCCTGCCCGGGCTGCGCGTGCTGGTGGTCGAGGACAATGCGCTGAACCGGCAGGTGGCCGAGGAACTGCTGTGCGCGGAGGGCGCGCAGGTGGCGCTGGCCGAGGACGGCCTGTCCGGTGTGCAGTGCGTGCGCGAGAGCGGCCAGGTCTTCGACGTGGTGGTGATGGACATGCAGATGCCGCGCGTGGACGGCCTGGAGGCGACCCGGCGCATCCGCGCCGACGCGCGTTTCGCGCGGTTGCCGATCCTGGCGATGACCGCCAACGCCGCGCAGGACGACGTCGACGCCTGCCTAGCGGCGGGCATGGACGCGCATATCGGCAAGCCGATCGATCTGGAACAGATGGTGGAAGCACTGCTGCGCCTGAGTGGACGTGCCGCTGCGCCGGCAGCGCCGGCCCCGCAGCCGGCGCCGCCTGCACCGGCGGCGCTCGATGCGATCCTGGCCCGGTTCGGCAACAACGCCGGCCTGTTCGTGCGCATGCTCGACGCTTTCGCCGAAGAGCACCACACGCTGCTGCAGCGGGTCGACGAGGCGTTGCGGCAGGGCGATGCCCGTGCCAGCGCCGATGCCGCACATGCCTTGAAAGGCAGCGCGGCGACGCTGGGTGCCGCCAACCTGGCGCAGGCCGCCGCCGCGTTGGAGCAGGATGCACGCGGCGGGCAGCTGCCCGACGCGGCGGCGACCTTGGCGGCGCTGCATGCGGTGGCCGCACAGGATCTGGACGCGCTGCGCGCCGCGGCCGCGCCGCTGCGCACGCCCACGCCCACGCCGCCTGCCGCGACGGACGCCATGAGCGAAGCGCCCCTGCAGCCGTGGTTGCGTGCGCTGGAACCGCTGCTGCGTCAGTCCGACCTGGCCGCGTTGACCCTGCTGGCCCAGGCACCGCCGGCCATCGCCGGTGCCCAGGCCGGCGACGCGCTGCGGCTGCGCGAGCAGGTGCAGGCGCTGCGTTTCGACGACGCCCTCGTCACCCTGAACACCCTGTTGGAGACCGCTTCCCCATGA
- a CDS encoding FdhF/YdeP family oxidoreductase — protein MSKKTIQPYTQPAGGWGALRAVAKHLMEQDVAVQGAKTLLHANQPDGFDCPGCAWPDRDHTSTFEFCENGAKAVAAESTARRATPELFAQHSVAQLARYSDYWLEGQGRLTQPLRYDVETDHYVPIDWDAAFALIARHLNGLASPDEAIFYTSGRTSNEAAFLYQLFVREFGTNNFPDCSNMCHEPSGTALKAQIGVGKGTVSLQDFELADAIFIFGQNPGTNHPRMLGELRQAAKRGAAIVSFNPLRERGLEKFADPQDKLQMLHNGSTRISSDYFQLKIGGDLAAVKGIIKHVLERDAEAARGGQPRLLDLEFIARHTVGFEDFAAEVAAEPWDTIVEESGLSEAALRKAGEIYLKAERLIACWGMGITQHKHSVATIQMIANLLLLRGHLGRPGAGACPVRGHSNVQGDRTMMIYEKPPEAFLDRLQAVFGFAPPRAPGYDTVGAIEAMADGRAKVFFAMGGNFATATPDTDATHRALRRCELTVHVTTKLNRSHLVHGRDALILPCLGRTEIDIQEGGPQHVSVEDSMSMVHLSGGINPPASPHLLSEPAIVAGLAEATLGARSAVRWRWLVADYDRIRDLIGQMFDDFADFNARVRVPGGFRLSNGARDRVWDTPEGRAVFKVHAVPTDNPIHRARRQHPGQLVFTLATTRSHDQYNTTIYGLDDRYRGVFGERRVLFINAADIADLGMRAGDWVDLHSLCEDGVPRQAKRFMLVEYNIPRGCLAAYYPETNALVPLSSFADEARTPTSKSIPVVVTAHLADAAAAAPRDIGVALVR, from the coding sequence ATGAGCAAGAAGACCATCCAGCCCTACACGCAACCGGCTGGCGGTTGGGGCGCGTTGCGCGCCGTGGCCAAACACCTGATGGAGCAGGACGTGGCGGTGCAGGGCGCCAAGACCCTGCTGCACGCCAACCAGCCCGACGGCTTCGACTGCCCCGGCTGCGCCTGGCCCGACCGCGACCACACCTCGACCTTCGAGTTCTGCGAGAACGGCGCCAAGGCGGTGGCGGCCGAATCCACCGCACGCCGCGCCACGCCCGAGCTGTTCGCCCAGCACAGCGTGGCGCAACTGGCCCGCTACAGCGACTACTGGCTGGAAGGGCAGGGCCGGCTGACCCAGCCGCTGCGCTACGACGTCGAAACCGATCACTACGTGCCGATCGACTGGGACGCGGCGTTCGCGCTGATCGCCCGGCATCTCAATGGCCTGGCCTCGCCGGACGAGGCGATCTTCTACACCTCCGGCCGCACCAGCAACGAGGCCGCCTTTCTGTACCAGCTGTTCGTGCGCGAGTTCGGCACCAACAACTTCCCGGACTGCTCCAACATGTGCCACGAGCCGTCCGGCACCGCGCTCAAGGCGCAGATCGGGGTCGGCAAGGGCACCGTGTCGCTGCAGGATTTCGAGCTGGCCGATGCGATCTTCATCTTCGGCCAGAACCCCGGCACCAACCATCCGCGCATGCTCGGCGAACTGCGCCAGGCGGCCAAGCGCGGCGCGGCGATCGTCTCGTTCAATCCGCTGCGCGAACGCGGCCTGGAGAAGTTCGCCGATCCGCAGGACAAGCTGCAGATGCTGCACAACGGCTCCACGCGCATCTCCTCGGACTACTTCCAGCTCAAGATCGGCGGCGACCTGGCGGCGGTAAAGGGCATCATCAAGCACGTGCTGGAGCGCGACGCCGAGGCGGCCCGCGGCGGCCAGCCGCGGCTGCTGGACCTGGAGTTCATCGCGCGCCACACCGTCGGCTTCGAGGACTTCGCCGCCGAGGTCGCGGCCGAGCCGTGGGACACCATCGTCGAGGAGTCCGGGCTGAGCGAGGCCGCGCTGCGCAAGGCCGGCGAGATCTACCTCAAGGCCGAGCGGCTGATCGCCTGCTGGGGCATGGGCATCACCCAGCACAAGCATTCGGTGGCGACCATCCAGATGATCGCCAACCTGCTCCTGCTGCGCGGCCATCTGGGCCGTCCCGGCGCCGGCGCCTGCCCGGTGCGCGGCCACAGCAACGTGCAGGGCGACCGTACCATGATGATCTACGAGAAGCCGCCGGAGGCGTTCCTGGACCGGCTGCAGGCGGTGTTCGGCTTCGCCCCGCCGCGCGCGCCCGGCTACGACACCGTGGGCGCGATCGAGGCGATGGCCGACGGTCGCGCCAAGGTGTTCTTCGCCATGGGCGGCAACTTCGCCACCGCCACGCCCGATACCGACGCCACCCACCGCGCGCTGCGCCGCTGCGAACTCACCGTGCACGTCACCACCAAGCTCAACCGCAGCCATCTGGTGCACGGCCGCGACGCGCTGATCCTGCCGTGTCTGGGCCGTACCGAGATCGACATCCAGGAGGGCGGGCCGCAGCACGTCAGCGTCGAGGATTCGATGAGCATGGTGCACCTGTCCGGCGGCATCAATCCGCCGGCCTCGCCGCACCTGCTGTCCGAGCCGGCGATCGTGGCGGGCCTGGCCGAGGCCACGCTCGGCGCGCGCAGTGCGGTGCGCTGGCGCTGGCTGGTGGCCGACTACGATCGCATCCGCGACCTGATCGGACAGATGTTCGACGACTTCGCCGACTTCAATGCGCGGGTGCGGGTGCCGGGCGGCTTCCGCCTGTCCAACGGCGCGCGCGATCGCGTGTGGGACACGCCCGAAGGCCGCGCGGTGTTCAAGGTACATGCGGTGCCCACCGATAACCCGATCCACCGCGCGCGCCGTCAGCATCCCGGGCAACTGGTGTTCACCCTGGCCACCACGCGCTCGCACGATCAGTACAACACCACGATCTACGGCCTGGACGACCGCTACCGCGGCGTGTTCGGCGAGCGCCGGGTGCTGTTCATCAACGCCGCCGACATCGCCGACCTGGGCATGCGCGCCGGCGACTGGGTGGACCTGCACAGCCTGTGCGAGGACGGCGTGCCGCGCCAGGCCAAGCGCTTCATGCTGGTCGAGTACAACATCCCGCGCGGCTGCCTGGCGGCGTATTACCCCGAAACCAATGCGCTGGTGCCCCTGTCCAGCTTCGCCGACGAGGCGCGCACGCCGACCTCCAAGTCGATTCCGGTGGTGGTCACTGCGCATCTGGCCGACGCCGCCGCAGCGGCCCCGCGCGACATCGGAGTCGCGCTTGTCCGCTGA
- the fdhD gene encoding formate dehydrogenase accessory sulfurtransferase FdhD has product MYSGASSRPGAVARGVRRHRDGRTAVAQDLVAAEVPVAFAYNDTPFVVMMATPEDLEDFALGFSLSEGIVATPAQLRIEAVETYLEGVSLRLRIPPAQAAALQARRRNLEGRSGCGVCGSESLEAVLRTPRAVPAGVPIAAEALARALRDLRARQTLNALTGATHAAAWADAQGELQLIREDVGRHNALDKLIGALAGAGLDPGAGFAVVTSRASYEMAMKATQAGIPLLAAISAPTALAIALADNAGLTLIGFARDHDYVVYSHPQRLAQTEPAGEPA; this is encoded by the coding sequence ATGTATTCGGGTGCGTCATCCAGGCCAGGTGCGGTCGCGCGCGGCGTGCGTCGCCACCGCGACGGGCGCACGGCCGTCGCCCAGGACCTGGTCGCGGCCGAGGTGCCGGTGGCGTTCGCCTACAACGACACGCCGTTCGTGGTGATGATGGCCACGCCGGAAGACCTGGAGGATTTCGCGCTGGGCTTCTCGCTCAGCGAGGGCATCGTCGCGACGCCGGCGCAGTTGCGCATCGAGGCGGTGGAGACGTATCTGGAAGGCGTGTCGCTGCGCCTGCGGATCCCGCCGGCCCAGGCCGCCGCGCTGCAGGCGCGGCGCCGCAACCTGGAGGGGCGCAGCGGCTGCGGGGTGTGCGGCAGCGAGTCGCTGGAGGCGGTGCTGCGCACGCCGCGTGCGGTGCCGGCCGGCGTGCCGATCGCGGCCGAGGCGCTGGCCCGGGCGCTGCGCGACCTGCGCGCGCGGCAGACGCTCAACGCGCTCACCGGCGCGACCCATGCCGCGGCCTGGGCCGATGCGCAGGGCGAGCTGCAGTTGATCCGCGAGGACGTCGGCCGCCACAACGCGCTGGACAAGCTGATCGGCGCGCTGGCCGGCGCCGGCCTCGACCCGGGCGCCGGCTTCGCGGTGGTCACCAGCCGTGCCAGCTACGAAATGGCGATGAAGGCCACCCAGGCCGGCATCCCGCTGCTGGCCGCCATTTCCGCACCCACCGCGCTGGCCATCGCGCTCGCCGACAACGCCGGCCTGACCCTGATCGGCTTCGCCCGCGATCACGATTACGTCGTCTACAGCCATCCGCAGCGCCTAGCGCAGACCGAACCCGCCGGAGAGCCCGCATGA
- a CDS encoding OFA family MFS transporter — protein sequence MNEPHRIVGSVPADHAGLLSKERIVAQPGFNRWLVPPAALAIHLCIGMAYGFSVFWLPLSKALGVTAAVACPPDMGFLARIVSASCDWKISELQWMYTLFFVLLGCSAALWGGWLERAGPRKAGVVAALCWCGGLVISALGIHLHQIWLLWLGSGVIGGIGLGLGYISPVSTLIKWFPDRRGMATGMAIMGFGGGAMIGSPLADALMRHFAGPDSVGVKETFLVMAGLYFVFMMAGAFGYRVPPSGWTPAGWTAPTASANAMITAHHVHVRKVWGIPQFWLLWGVLCLNVSAGIGVIGMASPMLQEVFGGRLIGVDAGFASLDTTQLAAIAAIAAGFTGLLSLFNIGGRFFWASMSDKLGRKHTYTVFFVLGIALYAAAPWAGKVGGSALFVGIFCVIVSMYGGGFATIPAYLADLFGTQMVGAIHGRLLTAWATAGILGPVVVGYMREYQLGMGVPPSQVYNTTMYILAGMLVLGLICNLLVRPVAARHFMTPEELAAEKRLAHERVGGSGQTAPDAAQLAQVGRGGNPLWLVLAWLAVGVPMLWGIWVTLQKAFVLFH from the coding sequence ATGAATGAACCGCACCGCATCGTTGGCTCCGTGCCGGCCGATCACGCCGGCCTGCTCTCGAAGGAACGCATCGTCGCCCAGCCCGGATTCAACCGCTGGCTGGTGCCGCCGGCGGCGCTGGCCATCCATCTGTGCATCGGCATGGCCTACGGCTTCAGTGTGTTCTGGTTGCCGCTGTCCAAGGCGCTGGGCGTCACCGCGGCGGTGGCCTGTCCGCCCGACATGGGCTTCCTGGCGCGCATCGTCTCGGCCAGTTGCGACTGGAAGATCAGCGAGCTGCAGTGGATGTACACGCTGTTCTTCGTGTTGCTGGGCTGCTCGGCGGCGCTGTGGGGCGGCTGGCTGGAACGCGCCGGCCCGCGCAAGGCCGGCGTGGTCGCGGCGCTGTGCTGGTGCGGCGGCCTGGTGATCTCGGCGCTGGGCATCCACCTGCATCAGATCTGGCTGCTGTGGCTGGGTTCGGGCGTGATCGGCGGCATCGGCCTGGGGCTGGGCTATATCTCGCCGGTGTCCACGCTGATCAAATGGTTCCCGGACCGCCGCGGCATGGCCACCGGCATGGCGATCATGGGCTTCGGCGGCGGCGCGATGATCGGCAGCCCGCTGGCCGACGCGTTGATGCGGCATTTCGCCGGCCCCGACTCGGTGGGCGTGAAGGAAACCTTTCTGGTCATGGCCGGGCTGTACTTCGTGTTCATGATGGCCGGCGCGTTCGGCTACCGGGTGCCGCCGAGCGGCTGGACCCCGGCCGGCTGGACCGCACCGACTGCCAGCGCCAATGCCATGATCACCGCCCACCACGTGCACGTGCGCAAGGTCTGGGGCATTCCGCAGTTCTGGCTGCTGTGGGGCGTGCTGTGCCTGAACGTGTCGGCCGGCATCGGCGTGATCGGCATGGCCTCGCCGATGCTGCAGGAAGTGTTCGGCGGCCGCCTGATCGGCGTCGATGCCGGTTTCGCCAGCCTCGACACCACGCAGTTGGCGGCCATCGCCGCCATCGCCGCCGGGTTCACCGGCCTGCTGAGCCTGTTCAACATCGGCGGGCGCTTCTTCTGGGCCAGCATGTCCGACAAGCTCGGCCGCAAGCACACCTACACGGTGTTCTTCGTGCTCGGCATCGCCCTGTACGCGGCCGCGCCGTGGGCCGGCAAGGTCGGCGGCAGTGCGTTGTTCGTCGGCATCTTCTGCGTGATCGTGTCGATGTACGGCGGCGGCTTCGCCACCATTCCGGCCTACCTGGCCGACCTGTTCGGCACGCAGATGGTCGGCGCCATCCATGGCCGCCTGCTGACCGCCTGGGCCACCGCCGGCATCCTCGGCCCGGTGGTGGTGGGTTACATGCGCGAGTACCAGTTGGGCATGGGCGTGCCGCCGTCACAGGTGTACAACACCACCATGTACATCCTTGCCGGGATGCTGGTGCTGGGCCTGATCTGCAACCTGCTGGTACGGCCGGTCGCGGCCAGGCACTTCATGACGCCGGAGGAACTGGCGGCGGAGAAGCGGCTGGCGCACGAGCGGGTCGGCGGCAGCGGCCAGACGGCGCCGGACGCGGCGCAGCTGGCGCAGGTCGGCCGCGGCGGCAACCCGTTGTGGCTGGTGCTGGCCTGGCTGGCGGTCGGGGTGCCAATGCTGTGGGGCATCTGGGTCACCCTGCAGAAGGCGTTCGTGCTGTTCCACTGA
- a CDS encoding DUF1203 domain-containing protein: MSSFRCVGLPAAQFAPLFDLDDAHLQARHARRLRADSALGYPCRISLEDARPGEELLLLHYLHQPAQTPYRAAGPIYVRRDVATATPAPGEVPDAIVRRLISLRAYDADDMLIAADVQPGERIATAIACAFADPQVRYLHLHHARQGCFACRVEREPGLGMRGCAAL; the protein is encoded by the coding sequence ATGTCCAGCTTCCGTTGCGTCGGCCTGCCCGCCGCCCAGTTCGCCCCCCTGTTCGACCTCGACGACGCGCACCTGCAGGCGCGCCACGCGCGGCGCCTGCGCGCCGACAGCGCGCTCGGCTATCCGTGCAGGATCAGCCTGGAGGATGCGCGGCCCGGCGAGGAACTGCTGTTGCTGCACTACCTGCACCAGCCCGCGCAGACGCCGTACCGCGCTGCCGGCCCGATCTACGTACGCCGCGACGTCGCCACCGCCACGCCGGCGCCGGGCGAGGTGCCCGATGCCATCGTCCGCCGCCTGATCTCGCTGCGCGCCTACGACGCCGACGACATGCTGATCGCCGCCGACGTGCAGCCCGGCGAGCGCATCGCCACCGCGATCGCCTGCGCCTTCGCCGACCCGCAGGTGCGCTACCTGCACCTGCATCATGCGCGGCAAGGCTGTTTTGCGTGCCGGGTGGAGCGGGAGCCGGGATTGGGGATGAGGGGCTGCGCCGCGCTCTAG